AAAAATCCTGCCCTCATTACAAAATTTTTGAATTCTATCATGCCGGAAAGACTTAAGCATAGTTTGACTCAGAGGTCTTTAAAATACAGCCTAGCTGTTAAAGTATGAGAGCAGATAAAAAACAATATCAATATTGGCTTAATATCGGCTGATTTCTGCCAGGAATTAAAGTTTGATTAAATTAACTGGATACTTTTATTTCCATTGCCACTGATTGTTATCCCAGTTGACCACTTTTCCTTATTTCATGACCTACCTTATGGCTTATGATTCGTTTTTGTCAGACATTACTTGAGTTTGGCGTAAATCTGCCTTGTTCAGGTCGGCAAAGCACGCTGCGAGGTATGATTTGCGAAATAACGTGGTAAATCAATGGCACTTCCTTTCCAACTATCAACATGGTCTTTACCAACTCAATGCACTGTAGGGCATTGATTCAGCACGCAGTAATCTTAGTGCCTGAAAAGTTGTCAATGGTAATGGTGATTTCCTCAATTCTCTGGCAATTTTTGCATATTGATTAACATAGGTAATGAAGAAACTAGTTTTTCAGTCAAATCCGCAGGACAAATCCGAACTTAAACAACAATTAAAAATAGAATTGAGATGCGGTTTATGTTTGATAAAATCGCCATTAGATCGATTAGGCTGGAGTTGCCATGGAGATAATGATTATATTTATTTCAATGCTTTGATCTTTAAACAATGAAAAATTATTCAAAGTATCCGAGGGTATCAGGAAAACCCATGGGTTGAGGCATACCTCCGATATGGAACTGATTGAACATTTGCGTAACATGGAGCGGAATGCTGATGCATAACAAACAAAGTTCCCAATGGTCTGATCCTTTTTCATCCGCGTCGCCGCCACTCATCTTGATAATGGGTGGCGAGTCTTCCAATCTTGAACGGCTTGCTGAAGGCCTCGAAAGCCGAAGTTTACGTACTGCCGTTGCACAGAACAGCCAGGCAGGGATGCGATGCGCAAGCTTGTTGCGGCCCGATCTTGTTCTACTCGACATCGTGGTGCCGGGTATGGACGGCATTGAAGTCTGCCGATGCCTGAAAGCAGATGCCGAGACACGCGATATTCCGGTGATTTTCATGGTCGATCTGGATGAAGTCGATAAACTGCTCACGGGGTTCGAGGCGGGCGGAGTCGATTACCTGCTTAAGCCCTTGCAAATCGAGCGCGTGACTGCACGACTGAATGTGCGTCTGAAGCTGCACGGGATGCAAAAACACGCTAAAGCGCGAAACGCGGCCATATACAACTGCCGGGAAATGCCAACGAATCAGAGGGAGCATTGCCATATCGAGTTATGCGGCGAAGTGGCGGAGCGCAGGCTCGCCGAACAGCGTCTGCATGAACGGGAACGGCACTACCGCGAAATTTTCCACAACATTTCCGATTGCGTCTGTCTGGTGGACGTGCTCGAGGATGGGCGTTTCCGCTATCTCGAAACCAACCGGGCCTTCGATGCGCTGATGGGTGTGCCGGAGGATGTTATGCGGGGGCAATATGTTGGAGACTTGCTGCTGTCATCGGGAGCCGACGCAATGGCTGATAAGGTGATCACCAAGCTCCGCCGTTGCCTGGAGGCCGGCAGTCTCATCGACGAGGAAATTACGCTGGATTTACAATCCGACCGGCGCATATTCCAAACTACGCTGACCCCTTTATTTGACAACAGCGGGCGCATACGCCGTATTCTCGCCATTTCCCGGGACATCACAGAACGCAAGCGGGCCGAACAGCAAATCGGCTTCATGAACTTCACTCTCGACCAGCTTCATGAAGCGGTATTTTTGGTCGATCCGCAAGCCGGCTTCCGCTTTCGCTATGTCAACGATCGAGCCTGCCAGTCTCTGGGCTACAGCCGGGACGAACTGTTGAATATGATCGTGCCGGATATTGATCCCTGCGTAGATTTGGTGGCCGCCCAGAAAATTGACGAGCAACTACGTCAGCAGCTTTTTACCCGCTTCGAAACATTCCACCGTACGAAAGGCGGCCATATTTTTCCAGTGGAAATCAGTGCGTCAGAGCTTGAGTATGATGGTCAATTGATGGGGCTTAGCGTGGTGCGCGACATCACCGAGCACAAGCACATGGAGATGGAGCGCCTGAGCCATCTTTGCTACTTTGAAAATATGGATCGGATCAACCGTGCTATCCAGGGATCGAACGATCTTGAGACAGTGATGAACAATGTGCTCGATACGGTACTCTCGATCTTCGACTGCGACCGGGCCTTTCTTATCGATTCCTGCTATCCCGAGGCGAATTCCTGGAGTGTGCCATTCGAGCGCACCCGGCCGGAATATGCCGATTCCCTCGCCTTGGGCTTGGTTACGCCGATGGATGAGGAAGACGCTACGACATTTCGTATCATGCTGGACTCCGGTGGCCCTATAACCTACGGGCCTGGAAACCAGCATCCTCTGCCAAAGGAGGTATCGGAGAAATTTGGCTTCAAATCTCTGATGTCCATGGCCGTTCATCCCAAGGGCAGTAAACCCTGGCACTTCGGCATCCATCAATGCTCTCGTGTCAGAGTCTGGATGCCTGACGAAAGAAAACTGCTTCAGGAAATTAGCAGGCGTCTGGCCGACAGCCTGAGCAGCTTGCTGGCCTATAGAAACACACAGGAACGCGAACAGAAATTTCGCACGCTAGCGGAGAGCTTACCGGACTACATCGCCCGCTATGACCTGCAAGTTCGCAAAACCTATGTCAACCCCAGACTCGGGCAGCTCTTGGGCACCTGCGTAGAAGCTTGGCTGGGAAAAACCCCTCGGGAAATTTATCTTAACGGAGAATTAGACGAGTATCAGGCTAAACTCGAAAACGTCATAAAAACCGGGAAGTGTGACGAGATGGAGAGAATAGCACCGGATGGCAATGGCGGCTGGCAGTATACCCATATTCGCTTCGCAGCCGAACGCGGACCGAATGGCGAAATTGTCGGCGCTTTGGCCATGGGGCGCGACGTTACCAGGAAACGGCAATTGGAGCAGGAGCTGATCCAGCGTGAGCGGGAGTTCCGAACCCTCGCGGAAAACTCCCCGGACGTCATCGTCCGTTATGATCGGAATTGCCGCCGAACATACGTCAACCGGGCTTATAAGGTATTGACCAACACCATGGAGGGCGAAGCGCTCGGCACCCTTCCTCGGGAATATTGGCGCTTGGCGATGCCCAATGCGGATGAATATACCAAGATATTGCAGCGAGTCATAAAAACCAGGACACAGGAACGGATAGAGGTGCAACTAGTGGATGCTGCTGGCATGTTGCGTTACTATTCCATGCATTTAGTGCCAGAGCCAGGTGACAACGATGAGGTAACCAGTGTGCTATCGATTAGCAACGATATCACTGATCTCAAGACTGCCGAGCAACGGCGGGAGGAGACGAGTAAGCAAGCGGAACGCCAACTGCGCGAATTCTCCGCTCACCTCCAAGCAGTGCGCGAGGAGGAAAAAGCCTTCATGGCCCGCGAGATTCACGACAATCTGGGCGGTACGCTGACCGCGCTCAAAATGGATCTTAACTGGCTACTGGACGAGTTGTCCGCGAACAAGGAAGCAACATCGGTTCTTAATCATGTCGAATCGATGTCGCAATTGCTCGATAATGCGGCAGTCGTCACGCGACGCGTCATCACCGATTTGCGCCCGACTATACTCGATGATTTCGGCCTGCTGGCAGCACTTGAATGGCAGGCAGAGCAGTTCCAAAAACGTACCGGAATCCAATGTAGGGTCGCCTGCGACGAAAATGACCCATACGAATCGGACAAGACGCAAACGATTAATCTGTTCCGCATCTTCCAGGAATCCCTTACTAATGTCACTAGACATTCCGGTGCATCGAGGGTGGAAGTCAAATTGCAGTACGAAAATCAAAAGGTAATTATGACAATCAACGACAATGGTTGCGGACGGCAGGAAGGGCACATCGTTTCCCCGACTTCCTATGGAATGCTCGGAATGCGCGAGCGTGCAAAGCAACTGGGCGGCAGGATTAATTTCTACAGCCCGCCTGGCGGCGGATTCAGCGTAACAGTGACGCTGCCGCGGTTTATTGACGACAAAAACAAGGGGAAAACATGATACGCATCCTGATCGTCGACGATCACGACATTGTGCGCCATGGGTTGAAACGAATCTTTGAAAACATCCCGGGAATGGAAATCGCGGCAGAACAAGATAACGGTACTGATGCGTTGCATTGGCTTCGATACAACGATTGTGACGTGGTCGTGCTCGATATTTCCATGCCCGGTCGAAGCGGTATTGAAGTGCTCAGGCAGCTTCGTGAGGAAAAACCGAAATTACCGATACTTATTCTCAGCAATTACACGGAAGATCAATACGCCGTACGCCTGATCAAGTCTGGAGCCGCCGGCTACCTGACCAAGGGATGTACGACGGCAGCCATCGTGGAGGCTGTACGCGACGTAGTGAGCGGCAAAAAGCACTTCAGTCCGGCAGTACTCGAAATGCTCGTCAACGAAATCAGAATACCGGAAGGAAAGCTGCCGCACGAGCACCTGTCGGACCGTGAGTTTAAGATATTTCGTCTGCTTGTCGCCGGCAAGAGTATCAATGAAATCGCCGAGCAATTGTTCATCAGCAACAAAACTGTCAGCACCCATAAAGCTCACTTGATGGAAAAGATGAATCTCCACAATGTGGCGGACCTGGTGCGCTATGCCATAACACACAAGATCGCCGACTAATCCTCTCCCCACTAGGAAAATTCCTAGCCCTATTCAGCTATTTGCCATTGGCAAAATCAGCATCCTCTGCTTAATCTTCCATGGCAGGCCAACCATAATTAATTCCTAATGCAATTCGCAATACTCTTAATTGTTAATAAAAAAAGCCATTTATTAACAACGCCCTTTACCGGCATGGAGATGATAATGGAACTTAACATCCGGACTGCTATTGTTTATTTGGTTGATAAGGAATTTGCAATACGTGATTCACTGACTCTTTTGCTTGAATCTACAGGCCGGCAGGTTAAAAGCTTTGATTCAGCTGAAGCCTTTTTATATAACTTTGATCGAACAAAGCCGGCATGTCTAATACTCGATGTGAGAATGCCGTTTATGGGCGGAATGGAACTGAAGAAAGAATTATCTAACAAAAATATTAATATCCCCATCATCTTTATCAGCGGTGATATCGATATTCCCGATTCGGCCAAAGCATTCAGATGCGCTGCGCTGAGTTTTCTTGAAAAACCTTTTGATTATAAAGAACTTCTGGAGCGTATTGATGATGGTATAGTTAACACGAGTATGAATTGCAGCTTTTGTCCTCTTCTACTTTCGGGAAAGGGTTTTCAAAAAAGCGCAGATTGTGACCGTCCGCAGTATATAAGGGATGGTATGCCTCAACCTTTGGGATTTTCCTGACACCCGTGGCTATTTTTCCAATTAACCATGGATTTAATGCATTTTAGTAATTATCACCTTACAGGATACCTGCGACTGTGCGTAATAATTCAGAAATCCAATGATATCCAGCAAAACCGGCTTGCTGTCCTGCAGAGGCAATGCCAGCGCCGCCAACAGTTCAACATGATCAAGATCTTCATATAGACGTGTTTCCACGCAACCCGCCGCATCCCTGACCTTGTAGCTCAGGCTCTTGATATTGATTGGCTTTACCGTTTCATCGTTATTGCCGTACAGCAAAAGCAAGGGAGGTTCCGTACCCTGAACAAAATTGACTGGCTGGGAGGCCGGATATTTCTCTTCGGGGCCGAAAATCTCTTTTTGATAGGCTTCTGTAAGGGGTAAAAAATCATAAGGGCCTGCCAGACCGATAAACCCCTTTATGCTTTGGTAGGTTTCAGGCAGCAGATAGTCTTCATTAAGCGTCAGCATGGCGCCCAGATGCGCTCCTGCCGAATGCCCCATCAGGAAAATATTGTCGGGATCTGCGCCGTATTCTGCGCTGTGAGCCTTAACCCATTCGACGGACCGCCGGGCATCATCTATGATCTTATCGAATCTGACTTCCGGATAACGCCGATAATCCGGTATGACTACCGCATAACCGTGCGATGTCAAAGCCTGGGCGACAAACAGGTAATTCTCCTTGCCTTTGATTTCGCATCCGCCCCAGCAACCGCCGTAAAAAAAGACAACTGTGGCCTGCAAAGCCTGATTCCGGTCAGGCAGATAAATATCTAGCCGGTTCAGCCGATGCTCACCATATGCAATATCTTCAATTTCAGTAAAGTTATCGGTGCGGGCCAGTGAATTGACGGCGAACAACAAAGACTCGGTACACGCGCTCAATGCAAACAGATAAAAAAGCCCCAAAATATGCTGTGTATTCCGCCAGACACGTGACTTCGTTTTTGGATGACTCATACAAATATCCGCATGACCAATAACGGATGAGCTCAAGCCATCAATGGCGCTCAACGGCAATGCTCAGGCTATCGCTTCGACATCTCATGCCGCTGGCTTACAAGCGCTTTTTCCATATTCGTCAGCACACCGAACAAAATGTGCGAAAAGCCGACATAGAGAAAAAACGGCGGGTAATTCGGATCAATTGGAATCTCGTTTATCTGTCCATAAAATTCCAGCAATCCGGTAATCAAAACCAGAAAAAAACCGGTCAGAATAATGGCTTGAAATTTATCCTTTAAAAAACAATACACGCAAACACTTATTTCAGAAATAGCCAGGTAAATCATCATGATGCGCAAGTTATTGAGCAAGGGGTTATAAAACTCCATATTGAATTCGAAAATCGCATCACTACCTGATGCTGACGAGATGCCGCCTAACATTAGCACAATCACGGAAACATAAAAGTTGGCAGTCACAAGGAATTTTAAAGTCTGGAATACTTTCGATGTCATACTTCTGCTCATCTGCTTTATTATTCATCAAGTAAAAGAAAACCCTCCCCTAGACTGCTAAGGAGGGTTTATCGAGGAGGATTTTTTACAATTCCCGTAAAATTTGAGAGAAAAATAAAAAGACGAATCAATTAACCGGGCGCTCAACATCACCCGAATATTCGACTCTTGTTTAAAGTAAAAAATCCTTAACTCATAACCTTATTCTAAATAAACAATTGATTTACCATAAGAACGTTACGACAGTTTGTCAATCCATACCTGAACAACCGGACTCCTTCTTACAACAGCACAATTTAACTTTAAGAAAAAGAACAAACAACTTATCCGACTTTATTGACTCTATTAGGAAAAACACAATGAGGTCAGAACCATGAAAGCATTGATTACAGGCGGAACTGGCTTTATCGGCCATGCATTGACCCAGCATCTGATCCGCCAAGGCCATGCCGTCACCGTTTTAAGCCGTACCCCCGATAAAGTCGCCGCGATCTGCGGCCCCGGCGTAAACGCGCTGGGCAATCTTAAACAACTTAAACCCGAAGACGCCTATCAGGTCATCATCAACCTGGCCGGCGAACCCATTTTTGACGCCCGCTGGACCGAAGCCAGAAGAAAACTGCTCCGGGACAGCCGCATCAACCTGACCGAACAACTGGTTGATGCCATCGGACGCATGACCGTCAAGCCGGATCTGCTGATCAGCGGCTCGGCTGTCGGCTATTACGGCGATCAAGGGGATACTGTCTTAACGGAGCAATCGGTGCCGCACCCGGACTTCTCGCACCAGCTTTGCGCCGATTGGGAACAGGCGGCCCAAAAAGCCGGGCAGTTCGGGGTCAGAGTCTGTCTGATCAGAACAGGCCTAGTCATCGCCGAAGATGGCGGCTTACTGAAGCGCATGTTGCTGCCATTCCGTCTAGGGCTGGGCGGCCGCCTGGGCAGCGGCCGGCAATGGATGTCCTGGATACATCGCGAAGACTGGATAGCGATTGTCCAAGCCATGATTAATGACAATTCCATGCAAGGCGCTTATAACGCAACAGCCCCCAATCCGGTCACCAACCGCGAGTTTACGCAAACGCTGGCTTACTGTTTAAACCGCCCCGCCCTGCTTCCGGTTCCGGACTGGTTGTTAAAAACCGTGCTCGGCGAGATGTCGGAACTGGTATTAGGCAGTCAGCGCGTCATGCCCGAACGACTATTGGCGCAGGATTTCGAATTTCAATACCCGGATCTGGTTTCGGCAGTGAAGCACGCGCTATTAAAGTCCTGAATAAGAGAAGCATCTTCAGCATTCATTCAATAACGCCAGCCTTCTGCAGCGCAAGCCGCAACTTTTCCATGCGCCTGCGGTTGACACCCAGATCGCTGTAACCGACGCGCGAGGCGGAACGGATATGAATCAGCCCGGTCTCAGCATCGAGTATGGCATCAACATCATCGACAAAACGGAAAACCAGGCTGGTCGCCTCCGCATGCAGCGTATCCTCCGTTTCTTCGGTAATAACGGTGCGGCTTTGGCTGACAAGCGCCTGCTTAAGCGCTTTCCAGGCATCTTCCGCCTTGCCGATTATCTTAAACGGGACGATAAAATGTTCCTTGTCTGCGTCCGAAGCCTGGCTCGAGACGCAGTTCGGACTGCCCGGGCATGGGGCCAGTTTTTTTTCGGATGCATTGGTATGGCTGGCAGTAATTAAAGTCATCGTAATAAAACCCGTATATAAAAGAGATTTGATGGTCATCGATTCGCCTATCACAAGTGAGTAAAAGAGCATCTCATTTATCAGACATAAAAACCAGGCGAATCGCGAATCATCTTCACTAATCGGCTTTTTGCTATAAACTTTAATCCCAGTCAAAATGCATTCTTATACGGAGTTAAAGCTATGCCTTATTTAAAATTAAGCACCACCGAATCCCTCTCTGATGAACAATCGCCGCAATTGCTGGACCAATTGTCAAAACTGATGGCGCAACAGACCGGCAAGCCGGAACGCTATGTCATGGTGCAAATCGAAGGCGGCAAGGCCATGCTCTTCGCCGGCAACAATCAACCGCTGGCTTATGCCGAATGTAAAAGCATCGGCCTGACCGCGGCGCAGGCCAAGGCCATATCGTCTTCACTGAGCCGATTGCTGAACGATGCGTTGCAAATCCCGGCCGACCGCATCTATATCGAGTTCAGCAACTGCCCAGCCGAGTATTGGGGCTGGAATGGCTCAACCTTCGGCTAGTTAAACGATCGGGTCCAGCCGCTTTCCAGACATAAAAACGCATTAAACGGAGATATCAAACATGGCCAATCGCATCACTCTGACCCAATTCCTCATCGAACAGCAACGCGAGTTGCCGGGCGTATCGGGCACGTTCACATTGCTGCTCAACGATATCGTGACCGCGTGCAAGAAAATATCGCATCTCGTCAACCGGGGCGACCTGATCGGTGTGCTGGGCAGCGCAGAGTCCGAAAATGTGCAGGGCGAGGTGCAAAAGAAACTGGACATCATCACCAACGACATCATGGTCAGCGCGCTGAATTGGACCGGGCATCTGGCCGGCATGGCATCGGAAGAAGTCGATGACATCATCAAGATCCCGAGCCAATATCCCAAAGGAAAATACCTGGCGTTGTTCGATCCGCTGGACGGCTCATCAAACATTGACGTCAATCTGACCGTCGGCACTATTTTCTCGATACTGCGCTGCCGGGAAGGCATCGATCCGACGCTGGAGGATTTCCTGCAGAAAGGCGGCGATCAGGTATGCGCCGGTTTCGTGCTCTACGGTCCGTCAACGATGATGGTCCTGACGACCGGGCACGGCGTCAACGGCTTCACGCTTGATCAGGATATCGGCGAATTCATCCTGACGCACCCGCACATGACCATTCCGAATGAAACCAACGAATTCGCCATCAACATATCCAATCAGCGTTTCTGGGAACTCCCTGTGCAACACTATATCGATGAATGCCTGAAGGGCGATGAAGGTCCGCGCGGAAAAAACTTCAACATGCGCTGGGTTGCATCGCTGGTTGCCGAGGTCTACCGGATTCTGACGCGCGGCGGCGTGTTCCTGTATCCGCTGGACTCCCGTGATCCGTCCAAACCCGGCAAACTGCGCCTGATGTACGAAGCCAATCCGATCGGCTTTATTATCGAACAGGCCGGCGGTGCCTGCTCTACCGGGCGCGAGCGCATACTCGACATCAAACCGGCCTCCCTGCATCAACGCGTACCCGTGATTTTAGGGTCAAAAAGCGAGGTTGAGCGGATTGTGGATTATCACAGGCAAAGCTGAACGGTAATCAAACCAAGGGGACTCGCCCCATCATCTCTAACAAAAAACAAAAAATGAAATTATTACTGACAATCGCGCTATCAATATTCAGTATGAATGCCACTGCCGCTTACCAGTGTGTGGTAAACGGCAAAACAATCTATTCCAATTCGATGTGCGCGCAGGATGCACAGCAATTTTCAGTCGATAAAGACTCGGATTGGACAATGAAGCTGAAGGTCAGAACCGCGCCGAAAGAAGACTCCCGCCTGAATGCTGTTAATTCCCTTCCTCCATCAGCCAAACCTGCTGAGGCACAGGCATCTCAAGCGGCAGCTGCAACCACTCAAGCAAACACGGAAAAACCGTCAAAAAACAGTAAATTCAATTGCGACGGCAGAGACCAGTGCTCGCAAATGACTTCCTGCGAAGAAGCAACTTTATTTCTGGAAAACTGCCCAAATCAATACACGGATGGCGACAATGATGGCATTCCTTGTGAAATACAATGGTGCCGTTGATGTCGCCAGGATTATTCCATGCGCCAACTTGGCCCACTCTATTGATTTATTATGAAAAAAATCCCCATCGGCATCAGCAGTTGCTTGGTTGGCCAGCATGTCCGTTATGACGGCAGCCACAAGCGCGATGCCTATATCATCGGCACGCTCGGCGAGTATTTCGATTTCCGGCCGTTCTGCCCGGAAGTTGAAATCGGCCTCGGCATACCGCGCCCGACCATCCATCTGGTCAAGGTCAATGGCGAGGCGCGCTGCATCGGCGTCAAAAACCCTGAAATCGATGTGACGGAACGGCTACGCGACCATGCCGAACGGCTGACAGCGCAATTTGCCGATTTGTGCGGTTATATCCTGAAGAAGGATTCGCCGAGCTGCGGCATGGAGCGCGTCAAGGTTTATACCGACAATATACCCAGGCGGGACGGCGTCGGGATTTATGCCGAAACCCTGATGCGCAATAACCCGCTGCTGCCGGTTGAAGAAGAAGGCCGGCTGGGCGACCCCGGCCTGCGCGAGAATTTCATACAGCGCGTCTACGTGCTGCACCGCTGGAAATCAATGCTGGAGGAAGGATTGACGGTACGCAATCTGACCCGTTTTCACGCCCGACACAAGCTGATCATCATGAGTCACGGCGACTACCGGGAGCTGGGCCAATTGGCAGCCGGCGCAACCCAGGGCAATATCGAGCAGATTGCCGACCAGTATATTCTGCTGTTGATGAAGATACTCAGAAAAGTCGCCAGCCGCGCCAACCATGTCAATGTCCTTCAGCACATCCAGGGCTATCTGAAAAAAGAATTAAGCGCCGATGACAAAGCCGAGCTTTGCGAAATCATCGAGCGCTACCGCCTGGGCGAAATGCCGCTGATTGTGCCGTTGACGCTGCTGAAGCACCATTTCCGCAAGGCGCCCGATCCTTATATTGACGAATCCTATTACATGTCGCCCTATCCTCAGGAACTGCGGCTGACCAATCTGTTATAACCATGGCGAATATGTTGATTGTCGGCTGCGGCGATCTGGGCATGCGCCTGGCTCATGCACTGGCCGAAAAAGGTCATCAGGTAACAGGCCTTAAACGCCATCCGCCACCCCATGACAGCCGGATCCGCTATGTGGCTGCCGACATCGCATCGGGCATAGGGCTTGATGGGCTGGATACGGATTTCGACCAACTGTTTTTTATCGTTACGCCCGATGGCCGCAGTGAGTCAGACTATCACGCCATTTATGAGATCGGCCTGCATCGTCTGCTGACCAAACTCCCCCGGTGCCCGTGGATTTTCGTCTCGTCAACCGGTGTTTACGCACAATCACAAGGCGAATGGGTCGATGAAAATTCGCCGGCCGAACCCGAAGCGGTCACAAACCGGTTAATCCGGCAGGCAGAAAAGCAGCTGATCGAATCCAATTCCGATAACATCATCGTGCGCT
This is a stretch of genomic DNA from Methylobacter sp. YRD-M1. It encodes these proteins:
- a CDS encoding PAS domain S-box protein, whose product is MHNKQSSQWSDPFSSASPPLILIMGGESSNLERLAEGLESRSLRTAVAQNSQAGMRCASLLRPDLVLLDIVVPGMDGIEVCRCLKADAETRDIPVIFMVDLDEVDKLLTGFEAGGVDYLLKPLQIERVTARLNVRLKLHGMQKHAKARNAAIYNCREMPTNQREHCHIELCGEVAERRLAEQRLHERERHYREIFHNISDCVCLVDVLEDGRFRYLETNRAFDALMGVPEDVMRGQYVGDLLLSSGADAMADKVITKLRRCLEAGSLIDEEITLDLQSDRRIFQTTLTPLFDNSGRIRRILAISRDITERKRAEQQIGFMNFTLDQLHEAVFLVDPQAGFRFRYVNDRACQSLGYSRDELLNMIVPDIDPCVDLVAAQKIDEQLRQQLFTRFETFHRTKGGHIFPVEISASELEYDGQLMGLSVVRDITEHKHMEMERLSHLCYFENMDRINRAIQGSNDLETVMNNVLDTVLSIFDCDRAFLIDSCYPEANSWSVPFERTRPEYADSLALGLVTPMDEEDATTFRIMLDSGGPITYGPGNQHPLPKEVSEKFGFKSLMSMAVHPKGSKPWHFGIHQCSRVRVWMPDERKLLQEISRRLADSLSSLLAYRNTQEREQKFRTLAESLPDYIARYDLQVRKTYVNPRLGQLLGTCVEAWLGKTPREIYLNGELDEYQAKLENVIKTGKCDEMERIAPDGNGGWQYTHIRFAAERGPNGEIVGALAMGRDVTRKRQLEQELIQREREFRTLAENSPDVIVRYDRNCRRTYVNRAYKVLTNTMEGEALGTLPREYWRLAMPNADEYTKILQRVIKTRTQERIEVQLVDAAGMLRYYSMHLVPEPGDNDEVTSVLSISNDITDLKTAEQRREETSKQAERQLREFSAHLQAVREEEKAFMAREIHDNLGGTLTALKMDLNWLLDELSANKEATSVLNHVESMSQLLDNAAVVTRRVITDLRPTILDDFGLLAALEWQAEQFQKRTGIQCRVACDENDPYESDKTQTINLFRIFQESLTNVTRHSGASRVEVKLQYENQKVIMTINDNGCGRQEGHIVSPTSYGMLGMRERAKQLGGRINFYSPPGGGFSVTVTLPRFIDDKNKGKT
- a CDS encoding response regulator, whose amino-acid sequence is MIRILIVDDHDIVRHGLKRIFENIPGMEIAAEQDNGTDALHWLRYNDCDVVVLDISMPGRSGIEVLRQLREEKPKLPILILSNYTEDQYAVRLIKSGAAGYLTKGCTTAAIVEAVRDVVSGKKHFSPAVLEMLVNEIRIPEGKLPHEHLSDREFKIFRLLVAGKSINEIAEQLFISNKTVSTHKAHLMEKMNLHNVADLVRYAITHKIAD
- a CDS encoding response regulator transcription factor; protein product: MELNIRTAIVYLVDKEFAIRDSLTLLLESTGRQVKSFDSAEAFLYNFDRTKPACLILDVRMPFMGGMELKKELSNKNINIPIIFISGDIDIPDSAKAFRCAALSFLEKPFDYKELLERIDDGIVNTSMNCSFCPLLLSGKGFQKSADCDRPQYIRDGMPQPLGFS
- a CDS encoding alpha/beta hydrolase: MSHPKTKSRVWRNTQHILGLFYLFALSACTESLLFAVNSLARTDNFTEIEDIAYGEHRLNRLDIYLPDRNQALQATVVFFYGGCWGGCEIKGKENYLFVAQALTSHGYAVVIPDYRRYPEVRFDKIIDDARRSVEWVKAHSAEYGADPDNIFLMGHSAGAHLGAMLTLNEDYLLPETYQSIKGFIGLAGPYDFLPLTEAYQKEIFGPEEKYPASQPVNFVQGTEPPLLLLYGNNDETVKPINIKSLSYKVRDAAGCVETRLYEDLDHVELLAALALPLQDSKPVLLDIIGFLNYYAQSQVSCKVIITKMH
- a CDS encoding TIGR01777 family oxidoreductase; translated protein: MKALITGGTGFIGHALTQHLIRQGHAVTVLSRTPDKVAAICGPGVNALGNLKQLKPEDAYQVIINLAGEPIFDARWTEARRKLLRDSRINLTEQLVDAIGRMTVKPDLLISGSAVGYYGDQGDTVLTEQSVPHPDFSHQLCADWEQAAQKAGQFGVRVCLIRTGLVIAEDGGLLKRMLLPFRLGLGGRLGSGRQWMSWIHREDWIAIVQAMINDNSMQGAYNATAPNPVTNREFTQTLAYCLNRPALLPVPDWLLKTVLGEMSELVLGSQRVMPERLLAQDFEFQYPDLVSAVKHALLKS
- a CDS encoding DUF1499 domain-containing protein, which encodes MTLITASHTNASEKKLAPCPGSPNCVSSQASDADKEHFIVPFKIIGKAEDAWKALKQALVSQSRTVITEETEDTLHAEATSLVFRFVDDVDAILDAETGLIHIRSASRVGYSDLGVNRRRMEKLRLALQKAGVIE
- a CDS encoding phenylpyruvate tautomerase MIF-related protein; amino-acid sequence: MPYLKLSTTESLSDEQSPQLLDQLSKLMAQQTGKPERYVMVQIEGGKAMLFAGNNQPLAYAECKSIGLTAAQAKAISSSLSRLLNDALQIPADRIYIEFSNCPAEYWGWNGSTFG
- a CDS encoding class 1 fructose-bisphosphatase produces the protein MANRITLTQFLIEQQRELPGVSGTFTLLLNDIVTACKKISHLVNRGDLIGVLGSAESENVQGEVQKKLDIITNDIMVSALNWTGHLAGMASEEVDDIIKIPSQYPKGKYLALFDPLDGSSNIDVNLTVGTIFSILRCREGIDPTLEDFLQKGGDQVCAGFVLYGPSTMMVLTTGHGVNGFTLDQDIGEFILTHPHMTIPNETNEFAINISNQRFWELPVQHYIDECLKGDEGPRGKNFNMRWVASLVAEVYRILTRGGVFLYPLDSRDPSKPGKLRLMYEANPIGFIIEQAGGACSTGRERILDIKPASLHQRVPVILGSKSEVERIVDYHRQS
- a CDS encoding excalibur calcium-binding domain-containing protein, producing the protein MKLLLTIALSIFSMNATAAYQCVVNGKTIYSNSMCAQDAQQFSVDKDSDWTMKLKVRTAPKEDSRLNAVNSLPPSAKPAEAQASQAAAATTQANTEKPSKNSKFNCDGRDQCSQMTSCEEATLFLENCPNQYTDGDNDGIPCEIQWCR
- a CDS encoding YbgA family protein, yielding MKKIPIGISSCLVGQHVRYDGSHKRDAYIIGTLGEYFDFRPFCPEVEIGLGIPRPTIHLVKVNGEARCIGVKNPEIDVTERLRDHAERLTAQFADLCGYILKKDSPSCGMERVKVYTDNIPRRDGVGIYAETLMRNNPLLPVEEEGRLGDPGLRENFIQRVYVLHRWKSMLEEGLTVRNLTRFHARHKLIIMSHGDYRELGQLAAGATQGNIEQIADQYILLLMKILRKVASRANHVNVLQHIQGYLKKELSADDKAELCEIIERYRLGEMPLIVPLTLLKHHFRKAPDPYIDESYYMSPYPQELRLTNLL